One window of the Clostridium sp. MB40-C1 genome contains the following:
- a CDS encoding SpoIIE family protein phosphatase, translated as MSLFIDIAYDSLIKYEEELCGDNVEIVKLDDCIIIVLADGLGSGVKANILSTLTTKIAATMLKEGEDIYETVDTIVNTLPICKVRNIAYSTFTILKIYNDGRVYTAEYDNPPLFIIRNNKSINIDKKELHINGKKVYVSKFTAQTGDILTAISDGVIHAGIGQVLNLGWTWDKVENYLERSCCNKKSAKNISRDLVEVCWDLYGKKPGDDTTVLTVKMRHPEYVDLFTGPPINKSNDGYVIKKLMEGKGKKIICGGTAANIASRELNRPIKVKMDLLYKDIPPISTMHGIDLITEGVLTLSKAVEKLKRAMRSYADSGMIYDIKEKDGASILVKMLVEDCTNLNLWIGKAVNLAHQNPDFPSDLNIKLKLIDELCEVMKSLGKTVTINYV; from the coding sequence TTGAGTTTATTTATAGATATTGCATATGATAGCTTAATTAAATATGAAGAGGAGCTTTGTGGTGATAATGTAGAAATAGTTAAGTTAGATGATTGCATTATTATAGTTTTAGCTGATGGGCTTGGAAGTGGAGTTAAAGCAAATATATTATCCACACTTACAACTAAAATTGCAGCAACTATGTTGAAAGAAGGTGAAGATATATATGAAACTGTTGATACAATAGTAAATACTCTTCCAATATGTAAAGTTAGAAATATAGCTTATTCTACATTCACTATTCTTAAAATATATAATGATGGTAGAGTATATACAGCTGAATATGATAATCCTCCTTTATTCATAATTAGAAACAATAAAAGTATAAATATAGATAAAAAGGAGCTTCATATAAATGGTAAGAAGGTATATGTAAGCAAATTTACTGCACAAACAGGAGATATACTTACTGCAATTAGTGATGGAGTTATTCATGCGGGAATAGGTCAAGTTTTGAATTTAGGATGGACGTGGGATAAAGTAGAGAATTATTTAGAGAGAAGCTGTTGCAATAAAAAATCAGCTAAAAATATATCAAGAGATTTAGTAGAAGTCTGTTGGGATTTATATGGGAAAAAACCAGGAGATGATACTACAGTATTAACTGTAAAAATGAGGCATCCGGAGTATGTTGATTTGTTTACAGGCCCTCCTATTAATAAAAGTAATGATGGCTATGTAATCAAGAAACTTATGGAGGGTAAAGGGAAAAAGATTATTTGTGGAGGAACAGCAGCGAATATTGCATCTAGGGAATTAAATAGACCAATAAAAGTTAAGATGGATCTTCTCTATAAAGATATTCCTCCTATATCAACTATGCATGGAATAGACTTAATAACAGAAGGTGTCCTTACCTTAAGTAAAGCTGTAGAAAAGCTAAAAAGAGCAATGAGAAGTTATGCAGATAGTGGAATGATATATGACATAAAAGAAAAGGATGGAGCCTCTATTTTGGTAAAGATGTTAGTGGAAGATTGCACTAATTTAAATCTATGGATTGGAAAAGCAGTGAATTTAGCACATCAAAACCCTGATTTTCCTTCAGACTTAAATATAAAACTTAAATTAATAGATGAGTTGTGTGAAGTTATGAAAAGCTTAGGAAAAACAGTAACAATAAATTATGTTTAG
- a CDS encoding NADH-ubiquinone oxidoreductase-F iron-sulfur binding region domain-containing protein — protein MKNCNKENSLKRDILICGGTGCKSSDSDDILKNLKAEIDKAGLSEDVNVSITGCFGFCEKGPIVKIAPDNVFYVHVSPKDAEDIVQEHILKGTVVERLLYVEPTINSKVKKQNEMSFYKKQKRIALRNCGLINPEDIKEYLGEDGYLALGKCITEMTCDEVIKLISESGLRGRGGGGFPTGRKWNFAKMFNAPQKYIICNADEGDPGAFMDRSILEGDPHSVLEAMAIAGYAIGASIGCIYIRAEYPLAIQRLRIAIKQAHECGLLGKNILGTNFNFDIKIKYGAGAFVCGEETALIHSIEGCRGEPTNKPPFPAESGLWNKPTCVNNVETLANIPAIINNGASWYNSIGTETSKGTKVFALAGKINNVGLVEVPMGTTLREIIYEIGGGIKNGRKFKAVQTGGPSGGCIPEQFLDTPIDYESLTAIGSMMGSGGMIVMDEDNCMVDIAKFYLDFTVEESCGKCTPCRIGNKRLYETLQKITAGKGEKQDLENLKELSETIKDTSLCGLGQTAPNPVLSTMKYFMNEYEAHIYEKRCPAGVCNDLLRYEITSSCIGCTKCARQCPVSCITGKVKEMHVIDQEKCIKCGQCYGACPVGAIIKK, from the coding sequence ATTAAAAATTGCAACAAAGAAAATAGTTTAAAAAGAGATATACTTATATGCGGGGGAACTGGTTGTAAATCCTCTGATAGCGATGATATTTTAAAAAATTTAAAAGCTGAAATCGATAAAGCTGGTTTATCTGAAGATGTCAATGTTTCCATAACAGGCTGCTTTGGTTTTTGTGAAAAAGGTCCTATAGTAAAAATAGCTCCTGATAACGTTTTTTATGTTCATGTATCACCTAAAGATGCAGAAGATATCGTTCAAGAACACATTCTTAAAGGTACTGTAGTTGAAAGACTTCTTTATGTTGAACCTACTATAAATTCAAAAGTAAAAAAACAAAATGAAATGTCATTTTATAAAAAACAAAAAAGAATTGCTCTTAGAAATTGTGGCTTAATAAATCCTGAAGATATTAAAGAATATTTAGGAGAAGATGGGTATTTAGCTCTTGGTAAATGTATTACTGAAATGACCTGTGATGAAGTTATAAAATTAATATCTGAATCTGGATTAAGGGGAAGAGGTGGCGGTGGATTCCCTACAGGTAGAAAGTGGAACTTTGCTAAAATGTTTAATGCTCCTCAAAAATATATAATTTGTAATGCTGATGAAGGTGACCCTGGTGCATTCATGGATCGTTCAATACTAGAAGGAGATCCTCATAGTGTACTTGAAGCTATGGCTATAGCTGGATATGCAATTGGTGCTTCTATAGGTTGTATTTATATAAGAGCTGAATATCCTCTAGCAATTCAACGACTTAGAATTGCCATAAAACAAGCTCACGAATGTGGACTCCTTGGAAAAAATATATTAGGTACTAATTTTAATTTTGATATTAAAATTAAATATGGAGCTGGAGCTTTTGTATGTGGCGAAGAAACTGCATTAATTCATTCAATAGAAGGCTGTAGAGGAGAACCTACAAATAAGCCTCCATTTCCTGCTGAAAGTGGATTATGGAATAAACCTACTTGTGTAAATAATGTTGAGACCCTTGCAAATATACCAGCTATAATTAATAATGGTGCAAGTTGGTACAACTCTATCGGTACAGAAACATCTAAAGGAACAAAGGTTTTTGCTTTAGCTGGTAAAATAAATAATGTTGGTCTAGTTGAAGTTCCTATGGGTACCACTTTGAGGGAAATAATATATGAAATAGGTGGAGGAATTAAAAATGGTCGTAAATTTAAGGCTGTTCAAACTGGTGGTCCCTCTGGTGGATGTATCCCTGAGCAATTCCTTGATACACCTATAGATTATGAATCTTTGACTGCCATAGGTTCTATGATGGGCTCTGGCGGTATGATCGTTATGGACGAAGATAACTGTATGGTTGACATAGCTAAATTCTATCTAGACTTTACCGTAGAAGAATCTTGTGGAAAATGTACTCCTTGTAGAATTGGTAATAAACGTTTATATGAAACTCTACAAAAAATAACTGCTGGCAAAGGAGAAAAACAAGATTTAGAAAACCTAAAAGAATTAAGTGAAACAATAAAAGATACTTCACTATGTGGTCTTGGACAAACTGCTCCAAATCCAGTTCTAAGTACAATGAAATATTTTATGAATGAATATGAAGCTCATATATATGAAAAACGTTGCCCTGCTGGAGTTTGTAACGATCTTCTTAGATATGAAATTACTAGCAGCTGTATAGGATGTACAAAATGTGCTAGACAATGTCCTGTATCTTGTATAACTGGAAAAGTTAAAGAAATGCACGTTATAGATCAAGAAAAATGTATTAAATGTGGACAATGTTACGGTGCTTGTCCTGTTGGCGCAATAATAAAGAAATAA
- a CDS encoding NAD(P)H-dependent oxidoreductase subunit E gives MCTNKLTSEKFQDLAKFIDDLEDKQGALIEVLHKAQGLFGYLPEEVQIFVADKLNINVSKVCGVVSFYSYFNTKPRGKYVLSICMGTACFVKGAGDVLKEFEKQLNIKAGETTEDSKFTIDVLRCVGACGLAPVVTVNNKVYGHFTVDMVSKLLKEYSELEG, from the coding sequence GTGTGCACTAATAAGTTAACTAGCGAAAAATTTCAAGATTTAGCAAAATTCATTGATGATTTAGAAGATAAGCAAGGTGCATTAATAGAAGTTCTTCATAAAGCTCAAGGCTTATTTGGCTATCTTCCTGAAGAAGTTCAGATTTTTGTAGCCGACAAACTAAATATTAATGTTTCCAAGGTCTGTGGAGTAGTAAGTTTTTACTCTTACTTTAACACTAAACCAAGAGGAAAATATGTATTAAGTATATGTATGGGTACAGCTTGCTTTGTAAAAGGTGCTGGAGATGTACTAAAAGAATTTGAAAAACAATTAAATATCAAAGCTGGAGAAACCACAGAAGACTCAAAATTCACTATCGATGTTCTAAGATGTGTAGGTGCTTGTGGACTAGCTCCTGTAGTTACTGTAAATAACAAAGTTTATGGTCATTTTACAGTAGACATGGTAAGTAAACTTCTAAAAGAATACTCAGAATTGGAGGGATAA
- a CDS encoding radical SAM protein, which translates to MERYSEVKGKNEREIVLLKAFPCKWGRCTFCDYILDNDIDENKMVNVNKQILDKITGKYGVLEIINSGSCFELSKETLNYIKKIVEDKKIKKLFFESHWIYKNRLQEMREFFNIPIVFKCGIETFDDYFRNEVLKKGAKFSGPEEVAKYFKSICLMVGIKGQTKEMIKKDMKYLQKYFERGCINIYIENTTHFKRDEELINWFKEEYSYLDKNENIEILWNNTDFGVGGEI; encoded by the coding sequence ATTGAAAGATATAGTGAAGTTAAAGGAAAAAATGAAAGAGAAATAGTTTTGCTAAAGGCTTTTCCGTGTAAATGGGGAAGGTGTACTTTTTGTGATTACATTTTAGATAATGATATAGATGAAAACAAAATGGTTAATGTAAATAAACAAATATTAGATAAAATTACAGGTAAGTATGGGGTATTAGAGATTATAAATTCTGGAAGTTGTTTTGAGCTTTCTAAAGAGACTTTAAATTACATAAAGAAAATAGTTGAGGATAAAAAAATAAAGAAGCTTTTTTTTGAAAGTCATTGGATATATAAAAATAGGCTTCAGGAGATGAGAGAATTTTTTAATATACCTATAGTGTTTAAATGTGGGATAGAAACTTTTGATGATTATTTTAGGAATGAAGTTCTTAAGAAAGGTGCTAAATTTTCTGGTCCTGAAGAGGTGGCAAAATATTTTAAGTCAATATGTCTTATGGTAGGAATAAAAGGACAAACTAAAGAAATGATAAAAAAAGATATGAAGTATTTGCAAAAATATTTTGAGAGAGGATGTATAAACATCTATATAGAAAATACCACTCATTTTAAAAGAGATGAGGAATTAATAAATTGGTTCAAAGAGGAGTATTCTTATTTAGATAAAAATGAAAATATAGAAATTCTCTGGAATAATACAGATTTTGGAGTTGGGGGAGAAATTTAA
- the eutH gene encoding ethanolamine utilization protein EutH: MNNVMIIYIVLFFAVLAGIDKVFGNKYGLGKKFDEGFMAMGNLALGIIGIYCIAPVIAKWLMFLISPLFEFLEIDPSIFIGSLLACDMGGYSSAIKLAHTKEMGLFSGLVIGSMLGCTIVYTIPVAIGIIKKEDQIFFTKGILAGIITIPLGALVSGIVAKMNPILVLKNLIPIVVFSAFLAIGLIKKPEKTMKSFYCFNKVIVLLGTVGLVAGILRKLTGIDIIHGMEPFEEGLKIVGNIAVFLAGAYPMMYVITNVFTKPLTAIGKKIGIGENSVAGLIVSLANNIPTFVMFKDMDNRGKVLCSAFAVSGAFSFGGQIGFVASVQSTMVTPVIIGKLVSGITAIIFAYFLTVGEDIKSSNCVTT; the protein is encoded by the coding sequence ATGAATAATGTAATGATTATTTATATTGTTCTATTTTTTGCGGTTTTAGCAGGCATAGACAAAGTATTCGGGAATAAGTATGGATTGGGTAAAAAGTTTGATGAAGGATTTATGGCAATGGGAAATTTAGCTTTAGGAATTATAGGTATTTATTGCATTGCTCCTGTTATTGCAAAATGGTTAATGTTTTTAATATCACCTTTGTTTGAGTTTTTAGAAATAGATCCATCTATATTTATAGGGAGTTTATTAGCTTGTGATATGGGAGGATATAGTTCTGCTATTAAGCTTGCTCATACAAAAGAAATGGGGCTTTTTTCAGGATTAGTTATAGGATCTATGCTAGGGTGCACAATAGTATATACTATACCAGTTGCTATAGGAATAATTAAAAAAGAAGATCAGATATTTTTTACAAAAGGAATATTAGCGGGAATTATAACTATACCATTAGGTGCTTTGGTTTCAGGAATAGTTGCAAAAATGAATCCAATTTTAGTATTAAAAAATCTTATTCCTATTGTTGTTTTTTCAGCCTTTTTAGCTATAGGATTAATAAAAAAACCAGAAAAAACAATGAAATCATTTTATTGTTTCAATAAAGTTATAGTTCTTTTAGGTACTGTTGGGCTTGTGGCTGGAATATTGAGAAAATTAACAGGAATTGATATAATCCATGGAATGGAGCCTTTTGAGGAAGGATTAAAAATTGTAGGAAATATTGCTGTTTTTTTGGCAGGAGCATATCCTATGATGTATGTAATAACTAATGTTTTTACAAAGCCTTTAACAGCTATTGGAAAGAAAATAGGTATAGGAGAAAATTCAGTAGCAGGGTTAATAGTCTCTCTTGCTAATAATATACCTACCTTTGTTATGTTTAAGGACATGGACAACAGAGGAAAAGTTTTATGTTCTGCTTTTGCTGTTAGTGGGGCATTCAGCTTTGGAGGACAAATAGGATTTGTTGCAAGTGTACAAAGTACTATGGTGACTCCGGTTATAATAGGAAAGCTAGTATCAGGAATTACTGCTATTATTTTTGCTTATTTTTTAACAGTAGGAGAAGATATAAAGTCTTCAAATTGTGTAACTACTTAA
- a CDS encoding QueT transporter family protein, protein MKNIKTSILIKMALVASIYAILTAGLSPISYGAVQFRLSEIMVLLAFIDPLYIPGLVLGCAIANLFSPLGIVDVVVGSFATFISVYMVSKTKNLLVASLWPTVNCVFVGAELYYISKLPFWLTTLQVALGEFVVVTLLGYPIFKYLILKNKNIVNALRIN, encoded by the coding sequence ATGAAAAATATAAAAACTAGCATTTTAATAAAAATGGCACTTGTAGCTTCTATATATGCTATTTTGACAGCAGGGTTAAGTCCTATAAGCTATGGAGCTGTACAATTTAGATTGTCGGAAATTATGGTGCTTCTTGCTTTTATAGATCCGTTATATATACCAGGATTAGTTTTAGGATGTGCTATTGCAAATCTATTTAGTCCTTTAGGAATAGTAGATGTAGTTGTTGGAAGTTTTGCTACATTCATAAGTGTATATATGGTAAGTAAAACTAAAAATTTATTAGTAGCATCTTTATGGCCAACAGTGAATTGTGTATTTGTAGGAGCAGAGTTATACTATATATCTAAGCTTCCGTTTTGGTTGACTACATTACAAGTAGCTTTAGGTGAATTTGTAGTTGTAACTTTATTAGGATATCCTATATTTAAGTATCTCATATTAAAGAATAAAAATATAGTCAATGCTTTAAGAATAAATTAA
- a CDS encoding patatin family protein, protein MKNIGLVLEGGGMRGLYTAGILDYFMEKNLYFPYVVAVSAGACNATSYISKQKERNKRINIHYIKDPRYLSYRNLIKERSIFGMDFLFNEIPNKLEPFDFEAFKSSNQKFIIGTTDCKTGRTLYFDKDECKDILKVIRASSSIPLLAPIVELEEQMLLDGGVTDSIPIRKAKQDGMKRNIIVLTRNKGYRKEPYKFKALVRRVYKKYPFLAEAIFNRHDMYNTTLDYIEELEEKNEVFVFRPSKPLKVDRLEKKSERLEELYEMGYVDAKESYEKMVKWIEE, encoded by the coding sequence ATGAAAAACATAGGACTTGTATTAGAGGGGGGAGGTATGAGAGGGCTTTATACAGCTGGAATTCTAGATTATTTTATGGAAAAAAATCTATATTTTCCATATGTAGTAGCTGTATCTGCTGGAGCGTGTAATGCCACTTCATATATATCAAAACAAAAAGAAAGAAATAAAAGAATAAATATTCATTATATAAAAGATCCTAGGTATTTAAGTTATAGAAATCTAATAAAGGAAAGAAGTATTTTTGGTATGGATTTTTTATTTAATGAAATACCAAATAAATTAGAGCCATTTGATTTTGAAGCTTTTAAATCTTCTAATCAAAAATTTATTATTGGTACAACAGATTGCAAAACAGGTAGGACACTATATTTTGATAAAGATGAATGTAAAGATATTCTTAAGGTTATAAGAGCATCTAGTAGTATACCATTACTAGCACCTATAGTAGAATTAGAAGAACAAATGTTATTAGATGGAGGAGTAACTGATTCTATTCCAATAAGAAAAGCGAAACAAGATGGTATGAAAAGAAATATAATAGTTTTGACTAGAAATAAAGGGTATAGGAAGGAACCATATAAATTTAAAGCTTTAGTAAGAAGAGTTTATAAAAAATATCCGTTTCTTGCAGAGGCTATTTTTAATAGGCACGATATGTATAATACAACTTTAGATTACATAGAAGAGTTAGAAGAAAAAAATGAGGTATTTGTATTTAGACCAAGTAAACCATTAAAGGTTGACAGACTTGAAAAGAAATCTGAAAGATTAGAAGAATTGTATGAGATGGGTTATGTAGATGCAAAAGAATCTTATGAAAAAATGGTAAAGTGGATTGAAGAATAA
- a CDS encoding aminopeptidase P family protein — protein sequence MEVKEKLRLLREEMKKKGLDAYIIPSSDAHQSEYVAEHWRSRAWISGFTGSAGTFVITMKESGLWTDGRYFIQAEKQLSGTETKLFKMRQPNVPTYTEWLRDSLSEGECVGVDSSVFSWSQIREMKEHFDKKGIKINGDYDLIDLIWEDRPEIPMSEVYIHDVRYCGKSTLEKLKIVRNYMNKIGAQHYLLSSLDDIAWLFNIRGNDVSNNPVVVSYALISEKDAILFVDNKKISKDVSEILKENGVQVKEYLKIEEYLNNLNPSNAVYIDPNKVSLKLYDSIPESCKKIERRDITTTLKSVKNEVEIENLKRCHIKDGVAMVKFLRWLDENVGNIDITEISASEKLEGFRREQEHFIETSFDTIAAYKDHAPMMHYKATEDTDYSLKKEGMLLVDSGGQYLDGTTDITRTIILGTLTKEERHDFTLVLKSHMALSNLKFLYGATGSNLDVIARQPIWEEGIDYKCGTGHGVGFLLNVHEGPQRFSQDLNDAVLKAGMIITNEPGIYKEGKHGIRTENELLVVKDEETEFGQFMRFEPVTYCPIDLDGIDINMLTEKEKIWLNNYHKKVYETLSTYLNEEEREWLKNKTRTIK from the coding sequence ATGGAAGTAAAGGAAAAGCTAAGATTACTAAGAGAAGAGATGAAGAAAAAAGGATTAGATGCTTATATTATACCTAGTTCTGATGCTCATCAAAGTGAGTATGTTGCTGAGCATTGGAGATCAAGAGCATGGATATCTGGATTTACTGGTTCAGCAGGTACTTTTGTTATTACCATGAAAGAAAGTGGTTTATGGACAGATGGAAGGTATTTTATTCAAGCTGAAAAACAACTTAGTGGAACAGAAACTAAGTTGTTTAAAATGAGACAACCTAATGTTCCTACATATACAGAGTGGCTTCGAGATTCACTTTCAGAAGGAGAATGTGTCGGAGTTGATAGTAGTGTATTTTCATGGTCTCAAATAAGAGAGATGAAAGAACATTTTGATAAAAAAGGAATAAAAATTAATGGTGATTATGATTTAATAGATTTAATATGGGAAGACAGGCCAGAGATACCTATGAGTGAAGTTTATATCCATGATGTGAGATATTGTGGAAAAAGTACTTTAGAAAAATTAAAAATAGTAAGAAATTATATGAATAAAATAGGAGCACAACATTATTTATTAAGTTCTTTAGATGATATAGCATGGTTATTTAATATAAGAGGAAATGATGTAAGTAATAATCCAGTAGTGGTTTCTTATGCATTAATATCAGAAAAAGATGCTATATTATTTGTAGATAATAAAAAAATAAGTAAAGATGTATCAGAAATTCTAAAAGAAAATGGGGTTCAAGTAAAAGAATACTTAAAAATAGAGGAATATCTAAATAACTTAAATCCAAGTAATGCTGTTTATATAGATCCTAATAAGGTAAGTTTAAAACTTTATGATTCTATTCCAGAGAGTTGCAAAAAAATAGAAAGAAGAGATATTACTACTACGTTAAAGTCAGTTAAGAATGAAGTTGAAATTGAAAATTTAAAAAGATGCCATATAAAAGATGGTGTGGCTATGGTAAAATTCCTTCGTTGGTTGGATGAAAATGTAGGAAATATTGATATTACAGAAATTTCTGCTTCTGAAAAGTTAGAAGGATTTAGGAGAGAACAAGAACATTTTATAGAAACTAGTTTTGATACTATAGCGGCATATAAAGACCATGCACCTATGATGCATTATAAAGCAACTGAAGATACAGACTATTCTTTAAAAAAAGAGGGTATGCTATTAGTAGATTCAGGTGGACAATATTTAGATGGGACAACAGATATTACAAGGACAATTATTTTAGGAACTTTAACTAAAGAAGAAAGACATGACTTTACATTAGTATTAAAAAGTCATATGGCTTTAAGTAATTTGAAATTCCTATATGGGGCTACTGGTAGTAATCTTGATGTAATAGCTAGACAGCCAATATGGGAAGAAGGTATTGACTATAAATGTGGTACAGGACATGGAGTAGGTTTCCTTCTTAATGTTCACGAAGGTCCTCAAAGATTTAGCCAAGATTTAAACGATGCAGTATTAAAAGCAGGGATGATTATTACTAATGAACCTGGAATTTACAAAGAAGGTAAGCATGGTATAAGAACAGAAAATGAATTGTTAGTTGTAAAAGACGAGGAAACAGAATTTGGGCAATTTATGAGATTTGAACCTGTTACTTATTGTCCAATAGATTTAGATGGAATAGACATAAATATGCTTACAGAAAAAGAAAAAATATGGTTAAATAACTATCATAAAAAAGTATATGAAACTCTTTCAACTTATTTAAATGAAGAAGAAAGAGAATGGCTTAAGAACAAAACAAGAACTATAAAATAA
- a CDS encoding NADH-dependent [FeFe] hydrogenase, group A6 encodes MSLVNLTINNREIHVEEGTTILEAAKKLNITIPALCHFRLPDDKTINHPGSCRVCVVEVEGRKNLAPACSTPVSEGMVVKTNSIRAIKARRNIVELMLSDHPHDCLLCEKNTSCELQNLAADLGIREIRYKGEKATFPKDNSSYSIIRDFDKCILCRRCETVCNEIQTVGVLSAMNRGFKTIVGPAFDLPMIETECTFCGQCVAVCPTGALTEVNYVSQVWDALNDKDKVVIVQTAPAIRAALGEEFGLEPGTPVTGKMVSALRALGFSRVFDTDFAADLTIMEEASEFVHRLNHNGRLPMLTSCCPGWINFIEHDFSDLLDIPSTCKSPQQMFGAIAKTYFAAKMNINPENIIVVSIMPCLAKKYEAARPEMNTNGIRDVDIVISTRELAKMIKEAGIDFLSLKDEDFDSPLGESTGAGVIFGTSGGVMEAALRTAYEWVTKESIHNLEFKHVRGLEGIKDASVQINDMEIRVAIASGLGNARKLLEAIQSGKANYHMIEIMACPGGCIGGGGQPYIHGDSSILEKRMDALYAEDKNKPLRKSHDNPYIEKLYKEFLGEPYGEKAHTLLHTHYIKRK; translated from the coding sequence TTGAGTTTAGTAAACCTAACAATAAATAATAGAGAAATACATGTTGAAGAAGGTACAACTATTTTAGAAGCAGCTAAAAAACTAAATATCACTATACCTGCATTATGTCATTTCAGACTACCTGATGATAAAACTATAAATCATCCTGGCTCTTGTAGAGTTTGTGTTGTTGAAGTTGAAGGTAGAAAAAACTTAGCTCCTGCCTGTTCAACTCCTGTATCTGAGGGAATGGTTGTAAAAACAAATTCAATAAGAGCTATCAAAGCTCGTAGAAACATTGTTGAACTTATGCTTTCAGATCATCCACACGACTGCTTATTATGTGAGAAAAATACTTCTTGTGAACTTCAAAATTTAGCTGCAGACTTAGGTATAAGAGAAATTAGATACAAAGGTGAAAAAGCAACTTTCCCTAAAGATAATTCTAGTTACTCAATAATAAGAGATTTTGACAAATGTATACTGTGTAGAAGATGTGAGACTGTGTGTAACGAAATTCAAACAGTAGGCGTATTATCAGCTATGAATAGAGGATTTAAAACTATAGTTGGCCCTGCTTTTGATCTTCCTATGATTGAAACTGAATGTACTTTTTGTGGTCAATGTGTTGCTGTATGTCCTACTGGAGCTTTAACTGAAGTTAATTATGTATCTCAAGTATGGGATGCACTAAATGATAAAGATAAAGTAGTTATTGTTCAAACTGCTCCTGCAATTCGCGCTGCACTTGGAGAAGAATTTGGACTAGAGCCTGGTACTCCTGTAACTGGCAAAATGGTTTCCGCTCTTCGTGCTTTAGGATTTAGCAGAGTATTTGATACAGATTTTGCAGCAGATTTAACTATTATGGAAGAAGCTAGTGAATTTGTTCATAGACTTAATCATAACGGAAGACTTCCGATGTTAACTAGCTGTTGTCCAGGATGGATTAATTTTATTGAACATGATTTTAGTGATCTTTTAGATATACCATCTACTTGCAAGTCTCCACAACAAATGTTTGGTGCAATAGCCAAAACATATTTTGCCGCTAAAATGAATATAAATCCTGAAAATATAATTGTTGTTTCAATTATGCCTTGCCTAGCTAAAAAATATGAGGCAGCTAGACCGGAAATGAATACTAATGGTATTAGAGATGTAGATATAGTTATAAGTACAAGAGAACTTGCAAAAATGATTAAGGAAGCAGGAATTGACTTTTTATCATTAAAAGATGAAGATTTTGACTCTCCTCTTGGAGAATCAACTGGTGCTGGTGTAATATTCGGAACATCTGGAGGGGTTATGGAAGCAGCATTACGTACTGCTTACGAGTGGGTTACTAAAGAATCTATTCACAATCTAGAATTTAAACATGTACGTGGCCTTGAAGGTATAAAAGATGCTTCTGTTCAAATAAATGATATGGAGATAAGAGTAGCAATTGCTAGCGGACTTGGAAATGCTCGTAAGCTCTTAGAAGCTATTCAATCAGGAAAGGCAAATTATCATATGATAGAAATCATGGCTTGTCCTGGAGGATGTATTGGTGGCGGAGGACAACCATATATTCATGGAGATTCTTCAATATTAGAAAAACGAATGGATGCTTTATATGCAGAAGATAAAAACAAACCTTTAAGAAAATCTCATGATAATCCTTACATTGAAAAATTATATAAAGAATTCTTAGGTGAACCTTATGGTGAAAAAGCTCATACATTGCTTCATACTCATTATATAAAAAGAAAATAA